In one Hyphomicrobium sp. 99 genomic region, the following are encoded:
- a CDS encoding ComEC/Rec2 family competence protein: MSVEAAGLEIGFPAQPERGLSRAALLFDAERESFFLWAPVCLGAGIAAYFSLSVEPPTIMAFAPLLLALILRLTVRAGTLAAAMTTAFVLAGAGFAIAKLRVEAVRAPVLTKALHGVEITGTVTMVEAKIPRGQRLTIRKPTIAGLTADQTPAVIRIRTMSARSPAAPGDRIRIKANLSPPAKPPLPGGFDYARTAWFDSVGAVGYAFAAPVIEGHEESGSLSQWYRQTIESVRQGIAARIRQALPGETGEIALALITGERGGITAATNNAFKNSGLFHILSISGLHMVIAAGAVFYSVRLMLAAVPLIALTLPIKKIAAALGILSAIAYLAISGGQFATVRSALMILIIFGAVLLDRPALALRNVALAAFLILIVYPESLLDAGFQMSFAAVTALIASHETLSNFLGRQSRPHPVLKVVKFFGEIIASTLIASVAVAPFAAYNFHQSQQYAVLGNMIAIPICNIIVMPSALLAMVLIPFGLEWLGLKPMGWGIEGMAWCANKVGALPGAVGHIPEIPALAFALMLAGGIWLSLWQTRIRLLGAALVVLGLLLAPWMPRPDILIGQKGLIAVRDTSGKLSALPNKGSKYDLDRWLEYDGDGRTARDAQSGDAFTCDAAGCIAHVKGATVAVANHPAAITDDCLNADVLVINDPKPEDCSVPRTIIDVFDRWRNGAYALYVDRTDDSPEPRVRLETVAAHRGERPWSVMPERKSLGLPKPRIVETPGGGAPPPAVARATENPESDPRTLAEDDPGEGPEPANDWLDDASADASAASDAQ; this comes from the coding sequence ATGTCGGTCGAAGCGGCTGGGCTAGAGATCGGATTTCCGGCGCAACCGGAGCGTGGCCTCAGCCGCGCCGCGCTTCTGTTCGACGCCGAACGGGAAAGCTTTTTTCTTTGGGCTCCGGTTTGCCTCGGCGCCGGGATTGCGGCCTATTTCTCACTTTCCGTCGAACCGCCGACGATCATGGCATTCGCGCCCCTCCTGCTGGCGCTCATCCTGCGTTTGACGGTCCGAGCGGGAACACTGGCCGCAGCCATGACGACCGCTTTTGTATTGGCGGGAGCGGGCTTTGCAATTGCAAAGCTGCGTGTCGAAGCCGTCCGCGCCCCAGTCCTGACCAAGGCCCTGCATGGCGTCGAGATCACCGGCACCGTGACGATGGTCGAAGCAAAGATCCCGCGCGGCCAACGGCTCACAATCAGGAAGCCGACCATCGCAGGCCTGACAGCCGATCAAACGCCGGCCGTCATTCGCATCCGGACGATGTCCGCGCGTTCGCCCGCGGCGCCCGGAGATCGCATTCGCATCAAAGCGAACCTGTCGCCGCCTGCGAAGCCTCCGCTTCCGGGTGGCTTCGATTATGCCCGCACCGCTTGGTTCGATTCTGTCGGCGCGGTCGGATACGCATTCGCCGCGCCCGTCATCGAGGGGCATGAAGAGTCCGGCTCGCTTTCGCAGTGGTATCGTCAGACGATCGAAAGCGTCCGCCAGGGAATTGCCGCGCGCATTCGCCAAGCGTTGCCGGGAGAAACCGGCGAGATCGCGCTTGCGCTGATAACCGGAGAACGCGGCGGCATCACCGCTGCGACGAACAACGCCTTCAAGAATTCCGGCCTCTTTCACATCCTGTCGATTTCCGGCCTGCACATGGTGATTGCAGCTGGCGCCGTGTTCTATTCGGTCCGTCTCATGCTCGCCGCCGTCCCGCTGATCGCATTGACGCTGCCGATCAAGAAGATCGCCGCCGCATTGGGAATACTGAGTGCCATCGCCTATCTTGCAATTTCCGGCGGACAGTTCGCGACCGTCCGTTCGGCGCTGATGATCCTGATCATATTCGGAGCCGTGCTTCTCGATCGCCCCGCGTTGGCATTGCGAAACGTCGCGCTCGCGGCTTTTCTGATCCTCATCGTTTATCCCGAAAGCCTGCTGGACGCTGGCTTCCAAATGTCGTTTGCCGCCGTCACGGCGCTGATCGCATCGCACGAAACCTTGAGCAATTTCCTCGGACGTCAGTCGCGCCCGCATCCGGTGCTGAAGGTCGTGAAGTTCTTCGGCGAGATTATTGCCTCGACCCTCATCGCGAGCGTGGCCGTCGCGCCGTTCGCCGCCTACAACTTCCACCAGAGCCAGCAATATGCCGTGCTCGGCAATATGATCGCCATTCCGATCTGCAACATCATCGTCATGCCGTCGGCGCTGCTGGCGATGGTGCTGATACCGTTCGGGCTTGAATGGCTTGGACTGAAGCCGATGGGCTGGGGCATTGAAGGCATGGCCTGGTGCGCGAACAAGGTTGGCGCATTGCCGGGCGCCGTCGGCCACATTCCGGAAATTCCGGCGCTCGCCTTCGCCCTGATGCTCGCTGGCGGAATCTGGCTTTCGCTTTGGCAGACGCGCATTCGGCTTTTAGGCGCGGCTCTCGTGGTTCTTGGTCTGCTCCTCGCGCCGTGGATGCCGCGGCCCGATATCCTGATCGGCCAGAAAGGTCTGATCGCCGTGCGCGACACCTCCGGAAAGCTCTCCGCGCTGCCGAACAAAGGCTCGAAATACGATCTCGACCGCTGGCTCGAATATGACGGCGATGGCCGGACCGCGCGCGATGCGCAAAGCGGTGACGCATTCACCTGCGATGCGGCTGGATGTATCGCCCATGTCAAAGGCGCAACCGTCGCCGTTGCGAACCATCCCGCGGCCATCACCGACGATTGTCTGAATGCCGACGTGCTGGTCATCAATGACCCGAAGCCGGAGGACTGCAGCGTCCCGCGAACCATCATCGATGTCTTCGACCGGTGGCGAAACGGCGCTTATGCGCTCTACGTCGACCGGACCGATGATAGCCCGGAACCGCGCGTGCGCCTCGAAACGGTCGCCGCCCATCGCGGCGAGCGGCCGTGGAGCGTGATGCCGGAGCGCAAGTCGCTTGGATTGCCGAAGCCGCGCATCGTGGAGACGCCGGGGGGAGGGGCACCCCCGCCCGCAGTGGCACGCGCGACCGAAAACCCGGAATCAGATCCCCGAACCCTGGCCGAAGACGACCCGGGCGAGGGGCCCGAACCCGCGAACGACTGGCTCGACGACGCGTCCGCTGACGCGTCTGCCGCCAGCGACGCCCAGTAG
- the lexA gene encoding transcriptional repressor LexA produces the protein MLTEKQKDLLLFIHARMQERGVPPSFDEMKDALDLRSKSGIHRLITALVERGFIRRLPHRARAIEVIKLPDNQSAGAGASVSSIAPQRGFQPSVIEGSGPRASVSPPPPSHVIDARTVSIPVMGRIAAGTPISAIQNHTHDIAVPPDILTNGEHFALEVKGDSMIEAGIHDGDTVIIRRCNNAENGDIIVALVEGEEATLKRLRKKGSTIALEAANPEFKTRIFGPDQIDIQGRLVGLLRRY, from the coding sequence ATGCTCACCGAGAAACAGAAAGACCTCCTGCTTTTCATCCACGCGCGCATGCAAGAACGCGGCGTGCCCCCCTCGTTCGATGAAATGAAGGACGCGCTGGATCTGAGGTCGAAGTCCGGCATTCACCGGCTCATCACGGCTCTCGTGGAGCGCGGGTTCATCCGCCGTCTGCCGCACCGGGCGCGGGCCATCGAAGTCATCAAGCTTCCGGACAATCAAAGCGCGGGGGCAGGCGCCTCCGTTTCCTCGATCGCGCCGCAGCGCGGTTTCCAGCCGAGCGTGATCGAAGGCTCCGGGCCGCGTGCGAGCGTTTCGCCACCGCCGCCGTCGCACGTCATCGACGCGCGGACGGTCTCGATCCCGGTCATGGGCCGGATCGCGGCCGGTACGCCGATCAGCGCCATTCAGAACCACACCCACGACATCGCCGTGCCGCCCGACATTTTAACGAACGGCGAGCATTTCGCCCTGGAAGTGAAGGGCGATTCGATGATCGAGGCGGGTATCCATGACGGCGATACCGTCATCATCCGCCGCTGCAACAACGCGGAGAACGGCGACATCATCGTCGCGCTCGTCGAGGGCGAGGAAGCGACGCTGAAGCGGCTGCGCAAGAAGGGGTCGACGATCGCGCTCGAGGCGGCCAATCCGGAATTCAAGACGCGCATTTTCGGGCCGGATCAGATCGACATTCAGGGGCGGCTCGTCGGGCTGCTCAGGCGTTACTGA
- the pdxH gene encoding pyridoxamine 5'-phosphate oxidase: MSDTGTSQTSAPERAPDFSTAEDPFLLFETWMSEAEKSEPNDPNAMALATVDAGGMPNVRTVLLKGLDGPGSADRGFVFYTNFESAKGRELLANPKAGLLFHWKSLERQVRIRGPVSLVSHGEADAYYASRPRLSRIGAWASHQSRPLSSRDVLEAKVHHYEAKFPEEAIPRPAHWSGFRVLPVEIEFWMSRPFRLHDRIVFRRDAPRDSWQKTRLYP, from the coding sequence ATGAGTGACACCGGAACTTCCCAGACCTCGGCTCCCGAAAGGGCACCTGATTTCTCGACCGCCGAAGATCCTTTTCTGCTGTTCGAGACCTGGATGTCGGAGGCAGAAAAGTCCGAGCCGAACGATCCGAACGCGATGGCGCTCGCGACCGTCGATGCGGGCGGAATGCCGAACGTGAGGACGGTGCTGCTGAAGGGACTGGATGGGCCAGGCAGCGCCGATCGCGGCTTCGTCTTCTACACGAACTTCGAAAGCGCGAAGGGCCGCGAGCTGCTCGCAAACCCGAAGGCCGGTCTGCTGTTCCATTGGAAGAGCCTCGAACGGCAGGTGCGCATTCGCGGTCCCGTGTCGCTGGTCTCGCATGGCGAGGCGGATGCCTATTACGCCTCGCGGCCACGGCTGAGCCGCATCGGCGCCTGGGCTTCGCATCAGTCGCGGCCGCTATCGTCGCGCGACGTGCTCGAAGCCAAGGTCCATCATTACGAAGCCAAGTTTCCGGAAGAAGCCATTCCGCGCCCGGCCCACTGGTCGGGGTTCCGCGTTCTCCCGGTCGAAATCGAATTCTGGATGAGCCGTCCGTTCAGGCTTCACGACCGCATCGTCTTCCGCCGCGACGCGCCGCGCGACTCCTGGCAGAAAACCCGTCTCTATCCCTGA
- a CDS encoding MBL fold metallo-hydrolase produces the protein MDSLNFKTEMAFTYGVPSPMGPGVIRLVADNPSPFTFKGTNTYLVGSTSLAVIDAGPDSAEHRAAILKAAAGRPITHIFSTHAHRDHVDGIAKLKAKTGAVTAAYARDPGAGKMALENSPSGSYFVDYDFVPDIALNGGDTIIGADWALTAIHTPGHAPDHLCFALEGRRVVFSGDHVMAWNTTVIAPPEGRMADYVSSLEILLDRTDDVFLPGHGDRLNDPQRTVKAYLLHRTWREKSVLDALTGGATTIRQIVPAVYRGLAPQLIPAATLSVQAHVEYLIEKGLVASDLPLTPDRDLSPL, from the coding sequence TTGGATTCACTCAATTTCAAAACAGAGATGGCGTTCACCTATGGCGTGCCGTCTCCGATGGGACCGGGCGTCATTCGGCTCGTCGCGGATAATCCGAGCCCGTTCACCTTCAAGGGTACGAATACGTATCTCGTCGGCTCAACGTCTCTCGCTGTCATCGATGCGGGGCCTGACAGCGCGGAGCATCGCGCAGCGATTCTGAAAGCCGCAGCCGGTCGGCCGATCACGCACATCTTCTCGACGCACGCGCATCGCGATCACGTCGACGGCATCGCCAAGCTCAAGGCGAAAACGGGTGCCGTGACGGCTGCCTATGCGCGCGATCCGGGTGCGGGAAAGATGGCGCTCGAGAACAGTCCGTCGGGAAGCTACTTCGTCGACTATGATTTCGTGCCCGACATCGCGCTCAACGGCGGCGACACGATTATTGGCGCCGACTGGGCGCTGACCGCGATCCACACGCCCGGCCACGCGCCGGATCATCTCTGCTTCGCGCTCGAAGGCCGCAGGGTGGTCTTCTCCGGCGATCATGTGATGGCGTGGAACACGACGGTCATCGCGCCGCCGGAAGGGCGCATGGCCGATTACGTCTCATCGCTCGAAATTCTGCTCGATCGCACGGACGATGTTTTTCTGCCGGGTCACGGCGATCGCCTCAACGATCCCCAGCGCACGGTGAAAGCCTATCTTCTGCACCGGACGTGGCGCGAGAAATCCGTGCTCGACGCGCTCACTGGTGGCGCGACGACTATTCGTCAAATTGTCCCCGCTGTTTACCGCGGCCTTGCCCCCCAGCTGATCCCGGCTGCGACGCTTTCTGTCCAGGCGCACGTCGAGTATCTAATCGAGAAGGGTTTGGTCGCTTCCGATCTGCCTTTGACGCCGGACCGCGACCTTTCTCCGCTTTGA
- a CDS encoding FAD-dependent oxidoreductase — protein sequence MLGLLLARAGVDVTVVEKHGDFLRDFRGDTIHPSTLQVMEELGLADELLKLPHTQARTLNAEVGGKNITIADFSWLPTKNRFIAFMPQWDFLDFLAREAKRYPNFRLLMRSEVTDLIIQGDRVTGLRALTADGPLTLSTSLIVGADGRNSVTRKLAGLEVESFGNPSEVLWMKLSHAASDPEQTMGHAGPRQGFVMIDRGDYWQCGYVVRKGTYAEIKAGGIEAFREMVAAVSPLPPERLQEIRSFDDVHLLSVRIDRLKHWWREGLLCIGDAAHAMSPIGGVGVNLAIQDAVASANILTKPLKEGRLSNAHLAAVETRRTFPTKATQKLQLMMRSDRRKREAVEPTRSGPPGFILGIAKWPVLAHLAGRLIGLGFRPEHVRNRAPR from the coding sequence ATGCTCGGCCTCTTGCTGGCGCGTGCCGGCGTCGACGTGACCGTCGTCGAAAAGCATGGCGACTTCCTGCGCGATTTTCGCGGCGATACGATCCATCCTTCGACTTTGCAGGTGATGGAGGAACTCGGGCTTGCTGATGAGCTTTTGAAACTTCCGCATACGCAAGCGCGCACGCTCAATGCGGAGGTCGGCGGGAAAAACATCACCATCGCAGACTTTTCCTGGCTGCCGACGAAGAACCGTTTCATCGCCTTCATGCCGCAATGGGATTTTTTGGATTTCCTCGCGCGCGAGGCAAAGCGCTATCCGAACTTTCGCCTGCTGATGCGGAGCGAAGTCACGGATCTCATCATTCAAGGCGATCGGGTTACCGGGCTTCGCGCGTTGACAGCCGACGGACCGCTAACGCTCTCCACATCCCTCATCGTCGGCGCTGATGGCCGGAATTCGGTGACACGCAAGCTTGCGGGACTTGAAGTCGAGAGCTTCGGGAACCCAAGCGAAGTACTCTGGATGAAACTTTCGCATGCGGCGAGCGATCCCGAGCAGACCATGGGTCATGCAGGTCCGCGGCAAGGTTTCGTTATGATCGATCGCGGTGATTATTGGCAATGCGGATATGTCGTCCGTAAAGGCACATATGCCGAGATCAAGGCGGGTGGGATCGAAGCCTTCCGGGAGATGGTCGCTGCCGTTTCGCCGCTGCCGCCAGAACGGTTGCAGGAAATCCGGTCCTTCGACGATGTGCATCTCTTGAGCGTCAGGATCGATCGCCTGAAGCACTGGTGGCGCGAGGGGCTTCTCTGCATCGGCGATGCGGCGCATGCGATGTCGCCCATCGGCGGCGTCGGCGTTAACCTCGCGATACAGGATGCCGTTGCGAGCGCGAACATTTTGACGAAGCCGTTGAAAGAAGGCCGTCTTTCCAACGCGCATCTTGCGGCGGTCGAAACGCGCCGCACGTTTCCGACGAAGGCCACGCAAAAGCTGCAGCTCATGATGCGCAGCGACCGGCGAAAACGCGAAGCCGTTGAGCCGACGCGATCAGGTCCGCCGGGTTTTATTCTGGGCATCGCCAAATGGCCCGTACTCGCGCATCTTGCGGGCCGTCTCATCGGTCTCGGTTTCCGGCCGGAGCATGTGCGAAATCGCGCGCCACGTTAA
- a CDS encoding AraC family transcriptional regulator, which yields MLDLKTALGTYADENGGGEGVFETPIPGFTFMRTSRPTLPRHMVYRPSLCIVAQGEKQVLFDDDTLTYGELQALVFSVEIPALGWVSKASVEKPLLGLILELDLRIMREVMEELEAPPLPNDDGGVGVFVGNLQGPLADCTVRLAQLLSKPNAIPVLYPTIMREISFWLLTGEYGGEFCKLVLPNSRTRRLAEAIQVLREDFARPVRIEQLASVARMSPSSFHAHFKALTSMTPLQYQKQLRLLEARRLMAAGDINVAGAAYQVGYESASQFSREYARMFGTPPKRDVIDLKSMALGSPI from the coding sequence ATGCTCGATTTGAAGACCGCGCTTGGCACCTATGCCGATGAGAATGGCGGAGGCGAAGGCGTTTTCGAGACGCCGATCCCGGGCTTCACCTTCATGCGTACGAGCCGCCCCACTCTCCCGCGTCACATGGTCTACCGGCCGTCTCTGTGCATCGTCGCGCAGGGCGAAAAGCAGGTGCTGTTCGACGATGATACGCTCACTTACGGCGAGTTGCAGGCGCTGGTCTTCAGCGTCGAAATTCCGGCGCTCGGGTGGGTATCGAAGGCGAGTGTTGAGAAGCCGCTGCTTGGACTCATCCTCGAACTCGACCTCCGCATCATGCGGGAGGTGATGGAAGAGCTGGAGGCGCCGCCTCTTCCCAATGACGATGGCGGCGTCGGCGTGTTCGTCGGCAATCTCCAAGGACCACTCGCCGATTGCACAGTGCGGCTTGCACAGTTGCTTTCGAAGCCGAACGCCATTCCCGTGCTCTATCCCACGATCATGCGCGAAATTTCGTTCTGGCTACTGACGGGAGAGTACGGCGGCGAGTTCTGCAAGCTCGTTTTGCCGAACAGCCGCACGCGGCGCCTCGCCGAGGCGATCCAAGTTTTGCGCGAGGATTTCGCGCGCCCCGTCCGCATCGAGCAGCTCGCGTCCGTCGCGCGGATGAGCCCGTCGTCCTTTCATGCGCATTTCAAAGCGCTGACATCGATGACCCCGCTGCAATATCAAAAGCAGCTGCGCCTTCTGGAAGCGCGCCGCCTGATGGCAGCCGGCGACATCAACGTGGCGGGCGCGGCCTATCAAGTCGGCTATGAGAGTGCTTCACAGTTCAGCCGCGAATATGCGCGCATGTTCGGCACGCCACCCAAACGCGACGTCATCGATCTCAAATCGATGGCGCTCGGGAGTCCGATATGA
- a CDS encoding SDR family NAD(P)-dependent oxidoreductase, translated as MAQAKSGSGPKIAIVTGGSRGLGQNTVLSLAERGIDVIFTYRSNRAEAEKTVSAIEKHGRKAVALQLDTGDVASFDAFAAEVRKILKDKWGRDTFDYLVNNAGIGLMAPIADMKEADFDQLYNIHFKGVFFLTQKLLPLIADGGRIVNLSSGLARFTMPGFAAYGAMKGAIEVLTRFMAKEFGPRGIAVNVVAPGAIETDFGGGLVRDNAEINKHIASATAMGRVGVPDDIGPMIAVLLADENRWMTAQRLEVSGGVNL; from the coding sequence ATGGCACAGGCAAAAAGCGGTTCGGGTCCCAAGATCGCCATCGTCACAGGCGGCAGCCGCGGGCTTGGACAGAACACAGTTTTGAGCCTCGCCGAGCGGGGCATCGATGTGATCTTCACCTATCGCTCCAATCGAGCGGAAGCCGAGAAGACCGTCTCGGCGATCGAAAAGCATGGCCGCAAAGCCGTCGCGCTCCAACTCGACACGGGCGACGTCGCCTCGTTCGATGCCTTCGCCGCCGAGGTCAGGAAAATCCTCAAGGACAAGTGGGGTCGCGACACGTTCGACTATCTCGTGAACAATGCCGGCATCGGTTTGATGGCGCCCATCGCCGATATGAAGGAAGCCGACTTCGATCAGCTCTACAACATCCACTTCAAGGGCGTGTTCTTCCTGACGCAGAAGCTGCTGCCGCTGATCGCTGACGGGGGCCGCATCGTGAACCTATCATCCGGCCTCGCGCGCTTCACGATGCCTGGGTTCGCAGCCTACGGCGCCATGAAGGGCGCGATCGAGGTGTTGACGCGCTTCATGGCGAAAGAGTTCGGACCGCGCGGCATTGCCGTCAACGTTGTTGCGCCTGGTGCGATCGAGACCGATTTCGGCGGTGGCCTTGTGCGCGACAACGCCGAGATCAACAAACACATCGCATCCGCGACGGCGATGGGACGCGTGGGCGTTCCCGACGATATTGGGCCGATGATCGCTGTGCTGCTTGCAGACGAAAATCGCTGGATGACGGCGCAGCGCCTCGAGGTCTCGGGCGGCGTGAACCTCTGA
- a CDS encoding NAD-dependent epimerase, which yields MKFLVTGVAGFIGYYTAARLLDRGDEVVGIDNVNGYYDPALKKARLAKLGGRQGFSFLHLDIADRAPMNELFRVQRFDKVIHLAAQAGVRYGSENPGAYIDSNIVGTQNVLEGCRHYGVQHLVFASSSSVYGANTKMPFSTHDNVDHPLSLYAATKKANELSAHAYAHLYRLPVTGLRFFTVYGPFGRPDMAYFSFTRKILAGEPIEVFSNGHHARDFTYIDDIVEGVVRTADKIAEPDPNWNSDAPDPATSNAPFRIYNIGNNNSIELMDFIATIEKATGREAKKIFLPPQPGDVAKTYADIDDLARDVGFRPSTPLAEGIGRFVDWYRSYYGV from the coding sequence ATGAAGTTTCTGGTCACTGGCGTTGCCGGCTTCATCGGCTATTACACGGCGGCCCGACTTCTTGATCGCGGCGACGAGGTCGTCGGCATCGACAACGTCAACGGCTACTACGATCCCGCACTCAAGAAGGCGCGGCTCGCAAAGCTCGGCGGGCGACAAGGATTTTCGTTTCTGCATCTCGATATCGCCGATCGCGCGCCGATGAACGAGCTGTTCCGCGTGCAGCGTTTCGACAAGGTCATTCACCTCGCGGCGCAGGCGGGCGTGCGTTATGGCAGCGAGAATCCGGGCGCCTATATCGATTCCAATATCGTCGGCACGCAGAACGTTCTGGAAGGGTGCCGCCATTACGGCGTGCAGCATCTCGTCTTCGCGTCATCGAGTTCGGTCTACGGCGCCAACACGAAGATGCCGTTCAGCACGCACGACAACGTCGATCATCCACTGAGCCTTTACGCCGCGACGAAGAAAGCCAACGAGCTTTCGGCGCATGCATATGCCCATCTCTACCGCCTTCCCGTCACGGGCCTCCGCTTCTTCACCGTCTATGGGCCGTTCGGACGCCCGGACATGGCTTATTTCAGCTTCACGCGGAAAATTCTCGCGGGCGAGCCGATCGAAGTTTTCAGCAACGGCCACCATGCGCGCGACTTTACGTACATCGACGACATCGTCGAAGGTGTCGTTCGCACGGCTGACAAGATCGCCGAGCCTGATCCCAACTGGAACAGCGACGCGCCGGATCCCGCAACCTCGAACGCGCCTTTCCGAATCTACAATATCGGCAACAACAATTCGATCGAGCTGATGGACTTCATCGCGACGATCGAAAAGGCGACGGGCCGCGAGGCAAAGAAAATCTTTCTTCCCCCGCAGCCCGGCGATGTCGCGAAAACGTACGCGGATATCGACGATCTTGCGCGCGACGTCGGCTTCCGGCCTTCGACGCCGCTTGCCGAGGGCATCGGCCGCTTCGTCGATTGGTACCGGTCGTACTACGGCGTGTGA
- a CDS encoding DUF2793 domain-containing protein has protein sequence MNDTPNLALPYILAAQAQKHVTHNEAIRALDCLVQLSVESRTLTAPPASPAEGARYVVAASPTGAWSGNAGRIAAFQDGAWTFYAPKDGWVAWVAAESALVIYAAGAWSLFAGSGGGGEGGGLSAPVANSSLANMANGTIKGRSSSGSGAPEDLTGAQATALLDAFTGSGASHKKGLVPDPGATAGTAKYLREDGSWSDVSNVPLVGVNTTADATNKFAVKSAATLFDNAGNGHQQKINKAAASDTASQLYQTNYSGRAEMGLTGDEDFHFKVSADGATWREAIKIDRNTGFVSFPQSGGPREVLTANRTYYVRSDGSDSNNGLTNTSGGAFATIGRALTVAAALDCSTFNCTVSVGAGTFAQNVVLPRMFGSGTFTLQGAGPTTIIQPASGIPISVSYNGTRWFLTSVKLASTNANLIECRGAGSVVTITTVEFGNAGTAAHVFFALGAIVNTNGNYSISGNAVYHFNSSSVASSTTFGRTITFIGAPRFSSYFAYATSGSVQLWGSVTFNYPTATISIASPGVVTYAGHNLSANQPLAFATTGALPTGLTAGTTYYVKTVIDADTFTVSATAGGTEINTSGSQSGTHSIIPTGTRYLATQASVVDTSGGGASYLPGNAAGSTATGGQYT, from the coding sequence ATGAACGATACGCCGAACCTCGCACTACCCTACATCCTGGCCGCTCAGGCGCAGAAGCATGTCACGCATAACGAGGCGATACGCGCCCTCGATTGCCTTGTGCAGCTTTCCGTCGAAAGCCGGACGCTGACGGCGCCGCCCGCCTCTCCGGCGGAAGGCGCGAGATATGTCGTAGCAGCGTCCCCGACAGGCGCATGGTCCGGAAACGCAGGTCGGATCGCGGCATTCCAGGACGGCGCGTGGACTTTTTATGCACCGAAAGACGGTTGGGTCGCGTGGGTCGCAGCTGAAAGCGCGCTCGTCATCTACGCTGCGGGAGCGTGGTCGCTGTTCGCGGGGTCAGGTGGCGGCGGGGAAGGCGGGGGTCTATCCGCACCTGTTGCGAACTCCAGTCTCGCCAACATGGCGAACGGCACGATTAAGGGCCGCTCCTCATCCGGAAGTGGCGCACCCGAAGACCTGACCGGAGCGCAGGCGACTGCGCTTCTCGATGCCTTCACGGGCTCGGGCGCGAGCCACAAGAAGGGCCTCGTCCCCGATCCGGGCGCGACGGCTGGGACCGCCAAATATCTGCGCGAGGATGGCTCGTGGAGTGACGTGAGCAACGTCCCGCTCGTTGGCGTTAACACGACCGCGGACGCGACGAACAAATTTGCAGTCAAGAGCGCGGCAACTCTCTTCGACAACGCCGGCAACGGCCATCAGCAGAAGATCAATAAGGCGGCCGCGAGCGACACGGCAAGCCAGCTCTACCAGACGAACTATTCGGGCCGCGCCGAAATGGGCCTGACGGGCGATGAGGATTTTCACTTCAAGGTCAGCGCGGATGGCGCGACGTGGCGCGAAGCGATAAAGATCGATCGCAACACCGGGTTCGTTTCGTTTCCTCAATCTGGCGGCCCGCGTGAAGTCCTGACCGCCAACCGAACCTACTACGTCCGATCCGATGGCAGCGATAGCAATAACGGGCTGACGAACACGTCCGGCGGGGCGTTCGCTACCATTGGCAGAGCGCTCACTGTCGCGGCGGCGCTGGATTGTTCGACTTTCAATTGCACCGTCTCTGTGGGAGCGGGAACGTTCGCTCAGAACGTGGTGCTGCCGCGAATGTTCGGGTCCGGAACTTTCACGCTCCAAGGGGCCGGCCCCACAACGATCATACAGCCCGCAAGCGGCATCCCGATTAGCGTTAGCTACAACGGCACCAGATGGTTTCTCACGTCCGTTAAACTCGCATCGACGAATGCGAACCTCATCGAATGCCGCGGAGCCGGTTCAGTCGTGACGATCACGACTGTGGAATTCGGAAACGCAGGCACGGCCGCGCATGTCTTCTTCGCGCTTGGTGCTATTGTTAATACCAACGGCAACTACTCGATTTCAGGCAATGCAGTTTACCATTTCAACAGTAGCTCCGTGGCGTCGTCCACCACATTTGGCCGGACCATAACATTCATAGGGGCCCCCAGATTTTCCAGTTACTTCGCATATGCCACCAGCGGCTCTGTACAGCTATGGGGCAGCGTCACATTCAACTATCCCACGGCCACAATATCCATCGCCTCTCCCGGAGTGGTCACGTACGCGGGGCACAATTTGTCGGCGAACCAACCGCTAGCCTTTGCGACCACAGGGGCGTTACCAACCGGACTTACGGCGGGGACGACCTATTACGTGAAGACGGTTATTGATGCGGATACGTTCACCGTTTCCGCGACAGCGGGCGGCACGGAGATCAACACTTCCGGGTCGCAGAGCGGCACACATTCGATCATACCCACGGGGACGAGATACCTGGCAACGCAGGCTTCTGTCGTCGACACAAGCGGCGGCGGGGCGTCCTACCTTCCCGGCAATGCAGCCGGATCGACCGCAACCGGAGGGCAATACACATGA